The Prosthecobacter dejongeii genome contains a region encoding:
- a CDS encoding outer membrane protein assembly factor BamB family protein, with product MSAIFRLQLSTLAFAAALAAQPATTPVFWPDKNGPTFDGVVPAAEAAKLPLKWNATTGENIVWKVDLQDDGHSSPVIGGDRIWFTSATTDGKKQFLYGIDRQSGQIIHHDVLFENADPEGLGNPLNNYAAPSPVLEADALYVHFGTYGTARIDPATGKKVWERRDINVRHYRGPGSSPMIHGDLLILTFDGIDQQFVTALNKKTGETVWKTARTTDYGDLDAEGKPTRDGDMRKAYHTPSVFNLAGVETLVSIGSRAAFGYAVETGKELWTVRHGGFNAAIRPLVYQNVLVLNTGSERSHTVGVKIDAQMKGDITASHVIWDREKRNASEANSVLVNGLLFQITRGGIVTCMNPVTGEDVWEERLTGQHLPSPIAAGDRLYFSNDRGDTRVLRAGPQFEVLAENVLPDAMTAAPAVAEGALFIRTKKQLFKIAAK from the coding sequence ATGTCTGCCATTTTCCGTCTCCAGCTTTCCACGCTCGCCTTTGCGGCAGCTCTTGCGGCCCAGCCAGCCACCACCCCGGTTTTTTGGCCGGATAAAAATGGCCCGACTTTCGATGGCGTGGTGCCTGCGGCTGAGGCGGCTAAATTGCCCCTGAAATGGAATGCCACCACCGGGGAGAACATCGTCTGGAAAGTGGACCTTCAAGATGATGGCCATAGCTCCCCTGTCATTGGCGGAGATCGCATCTGGTTCACTTCAGCGACCACGGATGGGAAGAAGCAGTTTCTTTATGGCATTGACCGCCAGAGCGGCCAGATCATCCATCATGACGTGCTGTTTGAAAATGCAGATCCCGAGGGTTTGGGCAATCCGCTGAACAATTACGCCGCCCCATCGCCCGTGCTGGAGGCGGATGCCCTGTATGTCCACTTTGGCACCTACGGTACGGCTCGTATTGATCCCGCCACGGGCAAAAAAGTCTGGGAGCGTCGAGATATCAATGTCCGCCATTATCGGGGGCCCGGCTCCTCACCCATGATTCATGGCGATCTACTCATCCTGACCTTTGACGGCATTGACCAACAGTTTGTGACCGCCCTCAATAAAAAGACCGGTGAGACTGTTTGGAAGACCGCTCGCACCACCGACTATGGCGACCTGGATGCTGAGGGCAAACCCACCCGCGATGGCGACATGCGGAAGGCCTACCACACGCCTAGTGTTTTTAATCTGGCCGGCGTGGAAACCCTGGTGTCCATTGGCTCTCGCGCTGCTTTTGGTTATGCGGTGGAGACGGGCAAAGAACTGTGGACTGTGCGCCATGGCGGTTTCAACGCGGCCATCCGCCCCCTGGTTTATCAAAACGTGCTGGTGCTGAACACCGGGTCTGAGCGCTCGCATACCGTCGGGGTAAAGATTGATGCCCAGATGAAAGGTGACATCACAGCCAGCCATGTGATTTGGGACCGCGAAAAGCGCAACGCCAGCGAGGCGAATTCAGTGCTGGTGAACGGGCTCCTTTTTCAGATCACCCGGGGTGGCATTGTCACCTGCATGAATCCCGTCACGGGGGAAGATGTTTGGGAGGAACGCCTCACAGGCCAGCACCTGCCCAGCCCTATCGCAGCCGGGGATCGCCTCTACTTCAGCAATGACCGTGGAGATACCCGGGTGCTGCGTGCAGGCCCTCAATTTGAGGTGCTGGCCGAAAACGTCCTACCGGATGCGATGACTGCGGCACCTGCGGTGGCGGAGGGAGCTCTTTTTATCCGCACCAAAAAACAACTTTTCAAAATTGCCGCTAAGTAA
- a CDS encoding 3'-5' exonuclease — protein sequence MTLIIFDLETTGLSPRYHEIIQIAAVKVKVGCWEPLGHFDSFVRPQARMPRFITGLTGISQAQVERAPTPAEALQAFSQFIGEETTLVAHNGPGFDMRFIAENCTRHGLPVRPTAMMDSRAFSRKIWGGRSGHGLDPILHRLGLSSDGVKRHDARGDVHLLAQAVRKMWGQLAPDFQSCPVELKTGVIPALVPAF from the coding sequence ATGACCCTCATCATCTTCGACCTCGAAACCACGGGGCTTTCTCCGCGCTACCACGAAATCATCCAGATTGCGGCGGTGAAGGTCAAGGTGGGCTGCTGGGAACCGCTGGGTCATTTTGATTCGTTTGTGCGGCCCCAGGCTAGGATGCCGCGCTTCATCACGGGGCTGACGGGCATTTCTCAGGCGCAGGTGGAGCGGGCCCCCACTCCAGCGGAGGCCCTCCAGGCCTTTTCGCAGTTTATCGGTGAGGAAACGACGCTGGTGGCGCACAATGGCCCCGGCTTTGACATGCGTTTCATCGCGGAAAACTGCACACGCCACGGGCTGCCCGTGCGGCCCACGGCCATGATGGATTCTCGGGCGTTCTCGCGGAAGATCTGGGGTGGCCGCAGCGGTCATGGACTGGACCCGATCTTGCATCGCCTGGGACTATCCTCGGATGGGGTAAAGCGCCATGATGCCCGGGGCGATGTGCACTTGCTAGCACAGGCCGTGCGGAAGATGTGGGGGCAGCTAGCGCCAGATTTTCAGAGCTGCCCGGTAGAGCTTAAAACAGGCGTCATCCCCGCCCTGGTTCCGGCTTTTTAG
- a CDS encoding SAM-dependent methyltransferase codes for MHVFLPVIDCGPFLVQELQRASVSATEDAVTGLIHAPALPALPWLAFARQTLPEASEVKEASINAWADHIITRIAGILPDAQPWRLHLWPAYGEGKAGLHRCDLIRTALNERLKKRRRALTRSLEESAAPFTPETSLVQAVLTGPDAGFVSVSAAPQPSQLPALISPFLAGDIPHAEDKAAPSRAFAKVIESELRLGQQIERSQTCVDLGASPGSWSYVAIQRGAYVTAIDRSPLRDDLMRNPRLTFQQADAFKFRPQQPVDWLICDIIAAPQRSVDLLMDWLRERQMRRFIVTLKFKGSDEYHLMDALKELAPPLCADFRLTRLCANKNEVTAFGVVA; via the coding sequence ATGCACGTTTTTCTGCCTGTCATTGATTGCGGCCCGTTCTTGGTCCAGGAGCTTCAGCGCGCCAGCGTTTCTGCCACGGAAGATGCCGTCACAGGTCTCATCCACGCGCCAGCCCTGCCCGCGCTCCCCTGGCTGGCTTTCGCTCGTCAGACTCTGCCGGAAGCGAGCGAGGTGAAAGAGGCCTCCATCAATGCGTGGGCAGACCACATCATCACCCGCATCGCCGGGATCTTGCCGGACGCCCAACCCTGGCGCTTGCACCTCTGGCCGGCCTATGGCGAAGGAAAGGCGGGACTGCATCGCTGTGACCTCATTCGCACCGCGCTGAATGAGCGGCTGAAAAAGCGCCGCCGCGCCCTGACGCGTTCCTTGGAAGAAAGTGCCGCCCCCTTCACGCCAGAAACTTCCCTCGTGCAGGCTGTGCTTACGGGGCCAGACGCAGGTTTTGTCTCCGTCAGTGCCGCTCCGCAGCCTTCGCAGTTGCCTGCACTCATTTCGCCCTTCTTGGCCGGGGACATTCCCCATGCCGAAGACAAAGCTGCCCCCAGTCGCGCTTTTGCCAAAGTCATTGAGTCTGAGCTGCGCCTGGGCCAGCAGATCGAACGGAGCCAGACCTGTGTGGATCTGGGTGCCTCCCCAGGCAGCTGGAGCTACGTGGCCATTCAGCGCGGAGCTTACGTCACCGCCATTGACCGCAGCCCTCTGCGGGATGACCTGATGCGCAATCCTCGCCTGACCTTCCAGCAGGCCGATGCCTTCAAATTCCGCCCCCAACAGCCCGTGGACTGGCTGATCTGTGACATCATCGCTGCGCCCCAGCGCAGTGTGGATCTTCTCATGGATTGGCTGCGCGAGCGCCAGATGCGTCGTTTCATCGTGACGCTCAAGTTTAAAGGAAGTGACGAGTATCACCTCATGGATGCTCTCAAAGAACTCGCCCCACCTCTGTGTGCCGACTTCCGCCTCACCCGCCTCTGCGCGAATAAAAACGAAGTCACCGCTTTCGGCGTGGTGGCTTAA
- a CDS encoding aminoglycoside phosphotransferase family protein, with product MPPEHEALLILTRQQFPTLRDVPCQVEPIVKGGSDRHFYRFIWEGAAHPPMILMVYTMARRDNPKFVPATHRLAGLGVHVPKIYAFDEQRLCVWLEDLGRDDLHAHREDAWEIRQGYYQATLRQAAKIHSVGAASLSAADLSTLEPEFNEALYEWEQNYFIEHFVRGVLRRDVEMPEHAPARAVLLDLRQRLARLPRCLVHRDFQSQNVLLRDGEAWLVDYQGLRPGLAEYDLASLLFDPYVTLSRSERGELLQYYADFRGLPLPELRQVVYQCAAQRLMQALGAYGNLSRNQGKTHFEQHIPAGVKNLTSVCDEAPELESLRSLFL from the coding sequence ATGCCACCTGAACACGAGGCCCTTCTCATCCTGACCCGCCAGCAGTTTCCCACGCTGAGGGATGTCCCTTGCCAGGTGGAGCCCATCGTCAAAGGCGGGTCGGACCGCCATTTTTATCGCTTTATCTGGGAGGGGGCCGCTCACCCGCCCATGATTCTCATGGTTTACACCATGGCCCGCCGGGATAATCCCAAGTTTGTCCCCGCTACGCATCGGCTGGCAGGGCTTGGGGTACACGTGCCGAAGATTTATGCCTTTGATGAGCAGCGGCTGTGCGTCTGGCTGGAGGATCTGGGCCGGGATGACCTGCATGCCCACCGCGAAGATGCCTGGGAAATCCGTCAGGGTTACTACCAGGCCACCCTGAGACAGGCGGCGAAAATCCACTCGGTGGGTGCAGCCAGCCTGTCCGCCGCAGACCTCAGCACTCTGGAGCCTGAGTTCAATGAGGCGCTCTACGAATGGGAGCAGAATTACTTCATCGAGCACTTCGTGCGGGGTGTCCTCCGCCGGGATGTCGAGATGCCAGAACATGCACCAGCCCGCGCGGTGTTGTTGGACCTTCGTCAGCGCCTCGCCCGGCTCCCGCGCTGCCTGGTGCATCGGGATTTTCAGAGTCAAAACGTGCTGCTGCGGGATGGTGAAGCCTGGCTGGTGGACTACCAGGGCCTACGCCCGGGATTGGCCGAATATGATCTGGCCTCCCTGCTTTTTGACCCCTACGTGACTCTCAGCCGGAGTGAGCGTGGCGAGCTGCTGCAATACTACGCAGACTTCCGTGGCCTGCCCCTGCCAGAGCTGCGCCAGGTGGTGTATCAATGTGCTGCCCAGCGCCTCATGCAGGCCCTCGGGGCCTATGGAAATCTCAGCCGCAACCAGGGCAAGACCCACTTTGAGCAGCACATCCCTGCCGGAGTGAAGAATCTCACCTCCGTGTGCGATGAGGCCCCTGAGCTGGAGTCCCTGCGCAGTCTTTTCCTCTGA
- a CDS encoding AraC family transcriptional regulator: MKPVFEKVPRRDWESFHCELVHGPDYGTRWHFHPEFQITLAIRSRGHRVVGDNIAPITDGDLVLVGSNLPHVWHQEEGAGIVDAIIIRFEENFLGKDLMALPELESVRRLLRRASRGLEIKGPVRKEVSLRLRHLAESDGLTRVVDLLAILDVMSRAKDLKPLASAAYEPTLHATDQGRMERVCDYIHQHLTEDIDRAQLAKLAHLSEGAFSRFFRSRTGKTVPEYINEVRIGRACRMIAEDQNNITDIALDCGYRNLANFNRRFREVVGSTPREYRAQMRTLGGKPG, encoded by the coding sequence ATGAAGCCTGTCTTTGAGAAAGTCCCGCGCCGCGATTGGGAATCGTTTCATTGTGAGCTCGTGCATGGTCCCGACTACGGCACCCGCTGGCACTTCCACCCGGAATTTCAGATCACCCTGGCCATCCGCAGCCGTGGTCACCGCGTGGTGGGGGATAACATCGCCCCGATCACCGATGGCGACTTGGTCCTCGTCGGGTCCAACCTGCCGCATGTGTGGCACCAGGAAGAGGGTGCGGGCATCGTGGATGCAATCATCATCCGTTTTGAAGAGAACTTTTTGGGTAAGGACTTGATGGCCCTGCCTGAGCTGGAATCTGTGCGCCGCCTGCTACGCCGTGCGAGTCGCGGGCTGGAAATCAAAGGCCCAGTGCGGAAAGAAGTCTCCCTGCGCCTGCGCCATCTGGCTGAAAGTGACGGCCTCACCCGCGTGGTGGACCTGCTGGCCATCCTGGATGTGATGTCCCGCGCCAAGGACCTGAAACCTCTGGCCAGTGCCGCCTACGAGCCCACTCTGCACGCCACGGACCAAGGCCGCATGGAACGCGTGTGTGACTACATCCACCAGCATCTCACGGAGGACATTGATCGGGCTCAGCTCGCGAAGCTGGCGCACCTCAGCGAAGGGGCATTCAGCCGCTTTTTCCGCTCCCGAACGGGCAAAACCGTACCGGAGTACATCAACGAAGTCCGAATTGGCCGCGCCTGCCGCATGATCGCGGAAGACCAGAACAACATCACGGATATCGCTCTAGACTGTGGGTATCGCAATCTGGCCAACTTCAACCGCCGTTTCCGTGAAGTGGTGGGCAGCACCCCCCGTGAATATCGCGCGCAGATGCGGACTTTGGGCGGCAAGCCGGGCTGA
- the ispF gene encoding 2-C-methyl-D-erythritol 2,4-cyclodiphosphate synthase — MGMNRVGIGYDVHPFEEGRPLILGGIEIPHIRGLKGHSDADVLCHAIADAILGSLGLPDIGFYFPPTDASIEGICSLRILEKCAELAQEKGYVITNVDSTLIAEAPKVMKHAAAMKDKIAEALRIQPDQVGIKATTNERMGFVGREEGMAAMAVACVEK, encoded by the coding sequence ATGGGCATGAACCGAGTCGGCATTGGCTATGATGTGCACCCCTTTGAAGAAGGACGCCCCCTGATCCTGGGAGGCATCGAAATCCCCCATATCCGTGGCCTGAAAGGTCACTCTGATGCAGATGTGCTATGCCACGCCATTGCCGATGCCATCCTTGGTTCGTTAGGCCTGCCGGACATCGGTTTCTACTTTCCACCGACGGATGCCAGCATCGAAGGCATCTGCAGCCTGCGCATTCTGGAAAAGTGCGCGGAGCTAGCGCAGGAAAAAGGCTACGTCATCACCAACGTGGACTCCACCCTCATCGCCGAAGCTCCGAAGGTGATGAAACATGCGGCGGCCATGAAGGATAAAATCGCCGAGGCGCTGCGCATCCAACCAGATCAGGTCGGCATCAAAGCCACCACCAATGAGCGCATGGGTTTTGTCGGTCGTGAAGAAGGCATGGCCGCCATGGCCGTGGCCTGTGTGGAGAAGTAA
- a CDS encoding DUF1592 domain-containing protein — MTPSVRLFIFTSLAASLHAAPEWKSVQPMLAETCYDCHNGKKTKGGVDLERLEKEPSVEKEYALWEKVKDVVAKGEMPPEDETQLSAEEKKQLLAWATGAMDAVATANAGDPGAVTLRRLTNAEYDYTIRDLTGVNYGLAKEFQPDGGGGEGFANTGDTLFVNPAQLDKYLAAARKLADHATILPGTGVTFHPQRVGMRGNAQVKGQAQQALYVWYQKMSGPHLPTYDRELREADYMLACWKWKHKDLTGATSLEQLAQEAKLSVPFLNNWWTMLNDTKIQSRFLDLTKLPWRNLPPPDAAKPKEVPAPVLASLQAIQDQRRSWNNPQNPDKPGTGVQRRQQDADGLRTYGGSRVQVKGHKEFHVVLGDTGDGNGGDYVTFTGLSIRRQGKNYEYAAYMRQERNAFRKQVQDIEAGKAAVKELTLEQLKQRIATAEKALSYFGKDPLGKNGIGENVLAAKAPRVITLPLPEGTTEVFGSGRLDMRSSEVDLATVQWDLVVGTPPNTKEIIPGVLTVWKRNTDAHRQTMADFGRMKTVFPDMLERRLEEVARNLYSDKPGPGVYYFSDEQLKSIIPEVEKKRLEQMRLDWSFLSRDTLKKEQQVQYDDLMRQHLHRFASQAWRRPTTQAERSQLSKLYQDGLTKDLDRESAAREVVTLILVSPNFLYKTEVGTVAGAESDAGTPARKNEAPKSPAVAKTSPNKTPEGSVGTPARPIEGQTTSVPQSASPPATAAPTEVTLNAWELASRLSYFLWSSQPDWQLRKAATDGSLLKPEVLAAQVKRMLKDPKAEAMAKEFAGQWLEFKGFDKHAAVDDKKFPQFTPELRRDLDRETTLFFTNLIREDRPVQEIIGADYTFLNERLAKHYGVPGVTGEEFKKVNVAAQHRGGLLGQGSLLTKTSRSHRTSPVLRGNWLLQAVLGTPVPPPPADVPELKEHGEKPATVREMLEQHRASKSCSGCHDRIDPLGFALEGFDAIGRYREKDESGLPLDTSGQVKGGAKFVGFEGLREYLKTQDDQLTHHFSRKLIGFALGRQVLPTDKLLMQKIKTDLATNEGHFSAAVLAVVQSRQFTSKRL; from the coding sequence ATGACCCCTTCCGTTCGCCTTTTCATCTTCACGTCTCTCGCGGCGTCGCTTCATGCGGCACCGGAGTGGAAATCTGTGCAGCCGATGCTGGCAGAGACTTGTTACGACTGCCACAATGGCAAAAAGACCAAGGGTGGCGTGGACCTGGAGCGCTTGGAAAAAGAGCCTTCGGTGGAGAAGGAATATGCGCTTTGGGAAAAGGTGAAGGACGTGGTGGCCAAGGGGGAAATGCCGCCGGAAGATGAGACCCAGCTTTCCGCTGAAGAGAAAAAACAGCTCCTCGCTTGGGCCACTGGGGCGATGGATGCCGTCGCTACTGCGAATGCGGGAGACCCCGGAGCGGTGACGCTGCGCCGCCTGACCAATGCCGAGTATGATTACACGATCCGTGACCTGACGGGTGTGAACTACGGCCTCGCCAAAGAATTCCAGCCCGATGGTGGCGGGGGCGAAGGTTTCGCCAACACGGGTGACACGCTTTTTGTTAATCCGGCCCAACTCGACAAGTATCTGGCCGCAGCACGCAAGCTGGCGGACCACGCCACCATCCTGCCCGGCACGGGGGTCACCTTTCACCCGCAACGGGTGGGCATGCGGGGCAATGCTCAGGTCAAGGGGCAAGCCCAGCAGGCGCTCTACGTCTGGTATCAAAAGATGTCCGGCCCGCACCTACCCACCTATGACCGTGAACTGCGTGAGGCCGACTACATGCTGGCCTGCTGGAAATGGAAGCACAAGGACCTCACCGGAGCCACCTCGCTGGAGCAACTGGCCCAAGAAGCGAAGCTGTCCGTCCCTTTCCTGAACAACTGGTGGACGATGCTGAACGACACCAAAATCCAGTCTCGTTTCCTCGACCTCACGAAGCTGCCTTGGCGCAATCTGCCCCCGCCAGATGCGGCCAAACCCAAGGAAGTACCCGCTCCCGTGCTCGCCTCTTTGCAGGCCATTCAGGATCAGCGTCGCTCCTGGAATAACCCCCAAAATCCCGATAAACCCGGCACGGGCGTGCAGCGCCGCCAGCAGGACGCGGATGGCCTTCGCACCTATGGGGGCAGCCGTGTGCAGGTCAAAGGGCACAAGGAATTCCACGTCGTGCTTGGAGATACAGGCGATGGCAATGGCGGTGACTACGTCACTTTCACAGGCCTCAGCATTCGCCGTCAGGGCAAGAACTATGAATACGCGGCCTACATGCGCCAGGAACGGAATGCTTTCCGCAAACAGGTGCAGGACATCGAGGCGGGAAAAGCGGCCGTCAAAGAACTGACGCTGGAGCAACTGAAACAGCGGATCGCCACCGCTGAGAAAGCCCTATCCTACTTTGGCAAAGACCCTTTGGGTAAAAACGGCATCGGTGAAAATGTCCTCGCGGCCAAGGCCCCTCGGGTCATCACCCTGCCGCTTCCAGAAGGCACCACTGAAGTCTTCGGCTCAGGCCGTCTGGACATGCGCAGCTCGGAGGTGGATCTCGCCACCGTGCAGTGGGACCTCGTTGTGGGCACACCTCCAAACACCAAGGAGATCATTCCCGGCGTGTTGACCGTGTGGAAACGCAACACCGATGCCCATCGTCAAACCATGGCGGACTTTGGCCGCATGAAGACCGTGTTCCCAGACATGCTGGAGCGCCGCCTGGAGGAAGTGGCACGCAACCTCTACAGCGACAAACCTGGCCCCGGCGTCTATTACTTCAGCGATGAGCAGCTCAAGTCCATCATCCCTGAAGTGGAGAAAAAGCGCCTGGAGCAGATGCGTCTGGACTGGAGCTTCCTTTCCCGTGACACCCTGAAAAAAGAACAGCAGGTCCAGTATGACGATCTCATGCGCCAGCATCTACATCGTTTCGCCAGCCAGGCCTGGCGACGTCCCACCACCCAGGCAGAGCGTTCGCAACTTTCGAAGCTGTATCAGGACGGCCTAACCAAAGATCTAGATCGCGAATCCGCTGCACGTGAAGTCGTCACGCTCATTCTGGTTTCGCCTAACTTCTTGTATAAAACCGAAGTCGGCACCGTGGCAGGAGCGGAAAGTGATGCGGGCACTCCTGCCCGCAAAAACGAGGCTCCCAAGAGTCCCGCCGTTGCCAAAACATCTCCGAATAAGACTCCCGAGGGGAGCGTGGGCACTCCTGCCCGCCCCATCGAAGGCCAGACCACCAGCGTTCCTCAAAGCGCATCCCCTCCTGCTACCGCCGCCCCGACTGAAGTCACCCTCAATGCCTGGGAACTCGCCTCCCGCCTCAGCTACTTCCTCTGGTCGTCTCAGCCCGACTGGCAACTGCGCAAAGCCGCCACCGATGGCAGCCTGCTGAAGCCTGAAGTGCTGGCCGCACAGGTGAAGCGCATGCTCAAGGATCCAAAGGCCGAAGCCATGGCCAAGGAATTTGCGGGCCAGTGGCTGGAGTTCAAAGGCTTCGACAAACACGCCGCTGTGGATGACAAAAAGTTCCCTCAGTTCACCCCCGAACTGCGTCGTGATCTGGATCGTGAAACCACTCTGTTTTTCACCAACCTCATCCGCGAAGATCGGCCAGTTCAGGAGATCATCGGGGCGGATTACACCTTCCTCAATGAACGCCTCGCCAAACATTATGGCGTGCCAGGCGTCACGGGCGAAGAGTTCAAAAAGGTCAACGTCGCGGCCCAGCATCGCGGTGGTTTGTTAGGCCAAGGCAGCCTGCTCACCAAGACCTCTCGCAGCCACCGCACCAGCCCAGTGCTGCGTGGAAATTGGTTGCTGCAGGCCGTGCTAGGCACCCCCGTGCCACCTCCGCCGGCGGATGTTCCCGAGCTGAAGGAGCATGGCGAAAAACCTGCCACCGTGCGTGAAATGCTAGAGCAGCACCGCGCCTCCAAATCCTGCTCCGGTTGCCATGATCGCATTGACCCTCTCGGCTTCGCTTTGGAAGGCTTCGATGCCATCGGGCGTTATCGGGAAAAGGACGAAAGTGGACTGCCCCTGGACACCTCGGGACAGGTCAAAGGCGGAGCCAAATTTGTTGGCTTTGAAGGGTTGCGCGAATATCTGAAAACCCAGGATGACCAGCTCACTCACCACTTTTCGCGCAAGCTCATCGGCTTCGCTTTAGGTCGCCAAGTGTTGCCCACGGACAAGCTGCTGATGCAGAAGATCAAAACCGACCTGGCTACCAACGAAGGTCACTTCTCCGCTGCCGTGCTCGCCGTGGTGCAGAGCCGTCAGTTTACCAGCAAGCGGCTTTAG